The Aphis gossypii isolate Hap1 chromosome 3, ASM2018417v2, whole genome shotgun sequence genome includes a region encoding these proteins:
- the LOC114131448 gene encoding microtubule-associated protein futsch-like isoform X9 — MGNPSDHVETPLTGGYLLIVLAEPRTAEHKLAILKKLTKGLSCWNYEESGVEIVTELNAIVNQNIEGEEGKNGEQLFQYVSDNLVAEILINPQHSTLVQCVRNLLASFTKYRCIIHAGYSFTENGSWIVQDGSFSVIDFLDAYKTAEAQRTIRLHENHIRIDLHCSADADWNQVSRLKGTRFLLNPPEKIVDNESIESTVRWLCDKIEVVELDILLEGSQVVGNIRFSRPTLYVFPAGQGDSALFGINGFNMLIDGGAGRNSCFWGFARHLDRLDAVLLTRLNSSNLEGVASFLKRKTMSSLYPQIGHFFCNFKTRKQISSPNTDAKQDVLSISLIDTAQSIITDLKQLQLRPHLCYRNINLEPINLYHKVGHGKLDMYVLNPSKDSKEVKDFLTKWNEGDQKLFNPTKDLQFPLPNIISVCTLLVWQPANPNTTITRIFFPGSSPQNKIFESLERVRHLEFLKHPSCSIKSMSSSTSVTIKSQTTKKTVLEKMIPGETKAVKTMENLEVSTSASNAVIQTAIIPTVPKEGTPKPKFPVEAEKSKPNLKTVTKETVNSKTKIEHKYSSISAKVNSNKVIQKSTTIKKTLKLSSKSPPTDKSTPTTPIENQEKTPKPIKQVIKPKSTIKSPSSTPTKSKKEEANRKVLVSSRTNSGLKRTQITKKEIKPAKPINEIETEGISSKKDSNIIYKSSLISGDKDKSGEEEDILIVEKVAITPEKLLTPDGKKIIANELDGILTTAKDIVIKEKCVEKLSDSGATTAPTMPEDEKINDSKKEIEVNESDQKSEEFKKAKDALKTPDEVADLPFHEEADEHKTKVTEKVIETEIESQEIVQVENAEYVLVSLDSSPEALKRQVLDNVNLLDTELDEESEKEDEYVEKKESKLIEHLLESSKDLCEITDKIDELKKQNEHEINNHLIHENLQNYSHGNTETINVCAELINQEKQIEIQEKAKSRGSLSDETLQTMVNETITTATNVINRSGSTTEEQERVSEHIRATHESKVSTKPDSIDNEQVQSSLNDTNTSSSKITSRSGSISIDKKANTTEKTTDKQDSKASSNAGSVCEEPVKSPVNETVTSSSKVASRSGSITDDQAKTTEISEDKKDSKASSKEASVCDEPVKSPVNETITSSSKVASRSASITNEQEKTTGNVNDNQDSKASSRAGSVCDEHVKSPVHETFTSSSKVASRSGSIITEEQEKTTDKQDSKASSKAGSVCDEPVKSPVHETILTANKVPSRSGSITTDEQEKTLDKLESKTSSKSGSVCDEPVKSPVHETILTANKVSSRSGSITTDEQEKSLDKLESKASSKAGSVCDEPVKSPVHETILTADKVASRSGSITTEEQEKTLDKLESKTSSKSGSVCDEPVKSPVHETILTADKVASRSGSITTDEQEITTDKIDSKASSKAGSVCDEPVKSPVHETILTANKVPSRSGSITTDEQEKTLDKLESKASSKAGSVCDEPVKSPVHETILTANIVTSRSGSITNEQEKTTENVNENQGSKESSRAGSVCDEHVKSPVHETITSSSKVASRSASITTEEQEKTLDKLESKASSKAGSVCDEPVKSPVHETILTADKVASRSGSITTDEQEKTLDKLESKASSKAGSVCDEQVKSPVHETITSSSKVASRSGSITTDEQEITTDKIDSKASSKAGSVCDEPVKSPVHETILTADKVASRSGSITTDEQEKTLDKLESKASSKSSSVCDEPVKSPIRETITSSSKVASRSGSITNEQEKTTENVNDNQDSKVSSRAGSVCDKHVKSPVYETITSSSKVASRSGSITTDEQEITTDIMDSKASSKAGSVCDELVESLLCEATASDKIKTMISSSISHEPLHDNQYSKVSRKASSICEEPLKSSELEINTDVTKLKSRPSSINQDQDIVYNSLTDKQEFNASSNETSSINYREPIKIDCFEKNTNERVISSRPNSEEELLDSVPSINKYSTLENTISDISFKEQEIVSTSLINKSNSICQDTESTPTLAMDKYDIETSSRKDSFCQDKNESITISSSSTSSICQEINTQSSKLSSRKSSIIDDLIDKPSKLQIGEKSSSLQESNIYDHSIDDNSKIFNKSGSLCDEMLNMSFNKVTENVISNKTCERIVSPTLIAENTECKIDNKEGSVGEESMKSSNNETGNKGNLISSTLNSIPQKTEEEKNQSSKSSSIFDETQKLQIENNKIILSPFEIIETNVIEKKVEESKSLGRIGSLCEEIAKFLTDDDKKMSTNNTYESSCGINESTLKNNNEVLKVETEPLLQFEKNTYALNKIEKPLQLDDEVKVSEKHDNINEKNTDHSLPAENITVSNIKSSDISTILIEENNKTGIMNVAQMVGKNINDESFTKHTAITDNESKNLKTVNPISSITSEECISKLSNVLIEDIVKSSNEKNIMNNSSLTDICVNQPLGVTLNSEDLGVTKDIVMQLKRDVHEALHQCSSDDERPYTPQSESSMSRSAMNIDEDDDDNEDNKIETDDDMAGSPMSTGPSPIQMQLDNRQVEINIDFNKAIQEHRITRGEDLTTTEANGNHVTEIKTTEHDNINQNQSTSSDTVQSWGKPLGLPPVQSINNNGFDPIREWGKPFGLPSPTQPVLELGETQNMSSKITPKKLKKIMDNKPIINVMDKDSQNRIRRSESPSKLRSRSSSRMSRINPVYLDLIYVPHHGNSKYVSADFFKRVRARNYVFSGTDPSKEVLNALIEGKQAWEDQDLEVTIIPTYDTDTLGQWVAENEELLTKLKIDLSPSASRCTIKLQDHNTSCSAYRLEF, encoded by the exons GGCTTTCGTGTTGGAATTATGAAGAGAGTGGCGTTGAAATAGTAACTGAACTTAATGCTATTGTTAATCAAAACATCGAAGGCGAAGAAGGCAAAAAtg gtgaACAACTTTTTCAATATGTAAGTGATAATTTAGTGGCAGAAATTCTTATTAACCCTCAACACAGTACATTAGTGCAATGCGTAAGAAACTTATTAGCAAGTTTTACAAAGTATAGATGCATTATTCATGCAGGATATTCGTTCACAGAAAATGGATCGTGGATCGTCCag gatGGTTCATTTTCGGTCATTGACTTCTTAGATGCATATAAAACGGCTGAAGCTCAGCGCACAATTAGACTCCATGAAAACCATATTCGTATTGATCTTCATTGTTCTGCAGACGCTGATTGGAATCAAGTTAGTCGACTTAAAGGCACGCGTTTTTTGTTAAATCCGCCGGAAAAAATAGTTGACAATGAGTCAATAGAATCAACTGTAAGGTGGCTTTGTGATAAAATTGAAGTGGTTGAACTTGATATACTACTTGAAGGGTCACAAGTTGTGGGAAATATCAGATTTAGTAGACCTACACTTTATGTATTTCCTGCTGGACAAGGCGATTCCGCATTATTTGGCATCAATGGATTCAACATGTTAATCGATGGAGGAGCGGGAAGAAATTCTTGTTTTTGGGGTTTTGCAAGACACTTGGATCGATTAGATGCAGTACTATTAACAAGACTCAACAGTAGTAATTTAGAAGGAGTTGCATCctttttaaaacgaaaaaccATGTCATCATTGTATCCACAAAtaggacattttttttgtaacttcaAG acaagaaaacaaatatcatCTCCTAACACTGATGCTAAACAAGATGTTCTTTCAATTAGCTTAATAGATACAGCACAAAGCATAATAACTGATCTTAAACAATTGCAACTTCGTCCGCATTTATGTTATCGAAACATAAATTTAGAACCCatcaatttatatcataaagttGGACATGGAAAACTcgatatgtatgtattaaatccTTCTAAAGACAGTAAAGAGGTAAAAGACTTTTTGACAAAATGGAATGAAGgtgatcaaaaattatttaatcctACTAAAGATTTGCAGTTTCCATTGCCTAACATTATATCTGTTTGTACACTGCTAGTATGGCAACCAGCAAATCCAAATACTACCATcactagaattttttttcccgGAAGTAGtcctcaaaataaaatatttgaatcttTAGAAAGAGTCAGACatcttgaatttttaaagCATCCTTCATGCTCTATTAAATCAATGAGTTCATCTACATcagtaacaataaaatcacAAACAACAAAGAAGACAGTTCTTGAAAAAATGATTCCTGGTGAAACTAAAGCCGTTAAAACTATGGAAAATTTAGAAGTATCAACATCAGCCTCAAATGCTGTTATACAAACAGCTATAATACCAACAGTACCCAAAGAAGGAACTCCAAAACCAAAATTCCCAGTTGAGGcagaaaaatcaaaaccaaATTTAAAGACAGTTACGAAAGAAACAGttaactcaaaaacaaaaattgaacatAAATATAGTTCAATTAGTGCAAAAGTAAATTCTAACAAGGTTATACAAAAAAgtacaactattaaaaaaacattaaaattatcatctaAATCTCCTCCTACTGATAAATCAACACCAACTACTCCAATtgaaaatcaagaaaaaacgCCTAAACCAATTAAACAAGTTATCAAACcaaaatcaacaataaaatctCCTTCAAGTACTCctactaaaagtaaaaaagagGAAGCTAATCGTAAAGTTTTGGTTTCTTCAAGAACGAATTCTGGTTTAAAGCGAActcaaataactaaaaaagaaataaagcCAGCCAAACcaataaatgaaattgaaacagAAGGTATTTCTTCGAAAAAAgactcaaatattatttataaatctagtTTGATAAGTGGTGATAAAGATAAAAGTGGCGAAGaagaagatattttaattgtggAAAAAGTAGCGATTACACCAGAAAAACTATTGACTCCAGAtgggaaaaaaatcattgccAATGAATTGGATGGGATTTTAACAACTGCCAAGGATAtagtaattaaagaaaaatgcgTAGAAAAATTGTCAGATTCTGGAGCCACTACAGCGCCCACTATGCCAgaagatgaaaaaataaatgactcaaaaaaagaaatcgaAGTTAACGAATCAGACCAAAAATccgaagaatttaaaaaagcaaaagatGCATTAAAAACACCAGATGAAGTTGCTGATTTACCATTTCACGAAGAAGCAGatgaacataaaacaaaagttaCAGAAAAAGTAATTGAAACAGAAATTGAATCACAAGAAATTGTTCAAGTAGAAAATGCCGAATATGTACTGGTATCATTAGATTCATCTCCAGAAGCATTAAAACGACAAGTATTGGATAACGTTAATTTGTTGGATACAGAACTTGACGAAGAATCTGAAAAAGAAGATGAATacgtagaaaaaaaagaaagtaaattaatagaaCATCTACTTGAATCATCCAAGGATTTGTGTGAAATAACAGACAAAATTGatgagttaaaaaaacaaaacgaacATGAGATTAACAATCACCTAATAcatgaaaatttacaaaactataGTCACGGTAATACTGAAACTATAAATGTATGCGCAGAATTGATaaatcaagaaaaacaaatagaaaTTCAAGAAAAAGCGAAATCTAGAGGTTCACTTTCTGATGAGACATTACAAACTATGGTTAATGAAACTATTACGACAGCtactaatgttataaatagatCAGGATCAACTACTGAAGAACAAGAGAGAGTATCAGAACACATCAGGGCAACCCATGAGTCTAAGGTATCTACTAAACCAGATTCAATTGATAATGAACAAGTTCAATCTTCACTTAATGACACAAATACATCATCTAGTAAAATTACAAGTAGATCCGGTTCTATTTCAATAGACAAAAAAGCAAATACTACGGAAAAAACCACCGATAAACAGGACTCCAAAGCATCAAGTAATGCAGGATCGGTTTGTGAGGAGCCAGTGAAATCCCCGGTTAACGAAACAGTTACATCTTCTTCTAAAGTTGCAAGTAGATCCGGATCTATCACTGATGACCAAGCAAAAACTACAGAAATATCCGAAGATAAAAAAGATTCAAAAGCATCAAGTAAGGAAGCTTCAGTTTGTGATGAACCAGTGAAATCTCCGGTTAATGAAACAATTACGTCTTCTTCTAAAGTTGCAAGTAGATCCGCTTCTATTACAAACGAACAAGAAAAAACTACAGGAAACGTGAATGATAACCAAGATTCAAAGGCGTCTAGTAGGGCAGGCTCAGTTTGTGATGAACACGTTAAATCTCCAGTTCATGAAACATTTACATCGTCTTCTAAAGTTGCTAGTAGATCCGGTTCTATTATAACAGAAGAACAGGAAAAAACCACCGATAAACAGGATTCCAAAGCATCAAGTAAAGCAGGTTCAGTTTGTGATGAACCAGTGAAATCTCCAGTTCATGAAACAATTTTGACAGCCAATAAAGTTCCAAGCAGATCAGGTTCTATTACAACAGATGAACAAGAAAAAACCCTCGATAAACTGGAATCCAAAACATCAAGTAAGTCAG GTTCAGTTTGTGATGAACCAGTGAAATCTCCAGTTcatgaaacaattttaacagCCAATAAAGTTTCAAGCAGATCAGGTTCTATTACAACAGATGAACAAGAAAAATCCCTCGATAAACTGGAATCCAAAGCATCAAGTAAAGCAG GTTCAGTTTGTGATGAACCAGTGAAATCTCCAGTTCATGAAACAATTTTGACAGCCGATAAAGTAGCAAGCAGATCTG GTTCTATTACAACAGAAGAACAAGAAAAAACCCTCGATAAACTGGAATCCAAAACATCAAGTAAGTCAG GTTCAGTTTGTGATGAACCAGTGAAATCTCCAGTTCATGAAACAATTTTGACAGCCGATAAAGTTGCAAGCAGATCCGGTTCTATTACAACAGATGAACAGGAAATAACCACCGATAAAATAGATTCCAAAGCATCAAGTAAAGCAGGTTCAGTTTGTGATGAACCAGTGAAATCTCCAGTTCATGAAACAATTTTGACAGCCAATAAAGTTCCAAGCAGATCAGGTTCTATTACAACAGATGAACAAGAAAAAACCCTCGATAAACTGGAATCCAAAGCATCAAGTAAAGCAGGTTCAGTTTGTGATGAACCAGTGAAATCTCCAGTTCATGAAACAATTTTGACAGCTAATATAGTTACAAGTAGGTCTGGTTCTATTACAAACGAACAAGAAAAAACTACAGAAAACGTGAATGAAAACCAAGGTTCAAAGGAGTCTAGTAGGGCAGGCTCAGTTTGTGATGAACATGTAAAATCTCCAGTTCATGAAACAATTACGTCTTCTTCTAAAGTTGCAAGTAGATCCGCTTCTATTACAACGGAGGAACAAGAAAAAACCCTCGATAAACTGGAATCCAAAGCATCAAGTAAAGCAGGTTCAGTTTGTGATGAACCAGTGAAATCTCCAGTTCATGAAACAATTTTGACAGCCGATAAAGTTGCAAGCAGATCAGGTTCTATTACAACAGATGAACAAGAAAAAACCCTCGATAAACTGGAATCCAAAGCATCAAGTAAAGCAGGTTCAGTTTGTGATGAACAAGTTAAATCTCCAGTTCATGAAACAATTACGTCTTCTTCTAAAGTTGCTAGTAGATCCGGTTCTATTACAACAGATGAACAGGAAATAACCACCGATAAAATAGATTCCAAAGCATCAAGTAAAGCAGGTTCAGTTTGTGATGAACCAGTGAAATCTCCAGTTCATGAAACAATTTTGACAGCCGATAAAGTTGCAAGCAGATCCG GTTCTATTACAACAGATGAACAAGAAAAAACCCTCGATAAACTGGAATCCAAAGCATCAAGTAAGTCAAGTTCAGTTTGTGATGAACCTGTGAAATCTCCGATTCGTGAAACAATTACGTCTTCTTCTAAAGTTGCAAGTAGATCCGGTTCTATTACAAACGAACAAGAAAAAACTACTGAAAACGTAAATGATAACCAAGATTCAAAGGTGTCTAGTAGGGCGGGCTCAGTTTGTGATAAACACGTTAAATCTCCAGTTTATGAAACAATTACGTCTTCTTCTAAAGTTGCTAGTAGATCCGGTTCTATTACAACAGATGAACAGGAAATAACCACCGATATAATGGATTCCAAAGCATCAAGTAAAGCAGGTTCAGTTTGTGATGAATTAGTGGAATCTCTATTATGTGAAGCCACGGCATCAGACAAGATCAAAACAATGATATCCAGTTCTATATCTCATGAACCACTACATGATAATCAATACTCAAAGGTTTCAAGAAAAGCCAGTTCCATATGTGAAGAACCATTAAAATCGTCGGAACTAGAAATAAATACTGATGTGacgaaattaaaaagtagACCGAGTTCAATTAACCAAGACCaagatattgtttataattctcTTACAGACAAACAAGAATTTAATGCATCTAGTAATGAAACTAGCTCAATTAATTATAGGGaaccaataaaaatagattgttttgaaaaaaataccaatgAAAGGGTTATTTCTAGTAGACCCAATTCAGAAGAAGAATTACTTGATTCTGTacctagtattaataaatactccACTTTAGAAAATACTATATCTGACATATCTTTTAAAGAACAAGAAATAGTTTCtacatcattaataaataagagtAATTCAATTTGCCAAGATACAGAGAGTACACCAACATTAGCAATGGACAAATATGATATTGAAACAAGTAGTAGAAAAGATTCGTTTTGTCAGGATAAGAATGAATCCATAACAATTTCGTCAAGTAGTACTAGTTCAATTTGTCAAGAAATTAATACTCAATCTTCAAAACTTTCTAGTAGGAAAAGTTCTATTATCGatgatttaattgataaaccttcaaaattacaaattggGGAAAAGAGCTCTAGTCTTCaagaatcaaatatttatgaccATAGCATTGAtgataattctaaaatattcaacaaatcTGGATCCTTGTGTGATGAAATGCTAAATATGTCGTTTAATAAAGTAACAGAAAATgtcatttcaaataaaacatgtGAACGAATAGTTTCTCCAACACTTATCGCTGAAAATACAGAATGTAAAATAGACAATAAAGAGGGATCTGTGGGCGAAGAATCAATGAAATCTTCTAATAATGAAACTGGCAATAAaggaaatttaatttcaagtaCTCTAAATTCAATTCCTCAAAAAacagaagaagaaaaaaatcaatcatcaAAATCAAGTTCTATATTTGATGAAACACAAAAGttacaaattgaaaataataaaatcattttgtcACCTTTCGAAATAATCGAAACcaatgttattgaaaaaaaagtggaAGAATCAAAATCTTTAGGCAGAATAGGATCTTTGTGTGAAGAAATTGCTAAATTTTTAACAGatgacgataaaaaaatgtctacgAATAATACATATGAATCGTCATGCGGTATAAACGAatctactttaaaaaataacaatgaagTATTAAAAGTTGAAACTGAACCATTATtacagtttgaaaaaaatacttatgctTTGAACAAGATTGAAAAACCTTTACAACTCGACGATGAAGTCAAAGTTAGTGAAAAACATGATAACATAAATGAGAAAAATACAGATCATAGTCTTCCTGCTGAAAATATCACTGTTTCTAATATTAAGTCCTCAGATATTTCTACAATATTgattgaagaaaataataagactGGTATAATGAATGTTGCTCAAATGGTAgggaaaaatattaacgaCGAATCTTTTACCAAACATACCGCTATAACTGACAATGAatccaaaaatttaaaaacggtCAATCCAATTTCTAGTATTACTTCAGAAGAatgtattagtaaattatcaaatgttttaattgaagATATAGTGAAATCATCTAATGAGAAAAATATCATGAATAATTCATCATTAACAGACATTTGTGTAAACCAACCATTAGGTGTTACTCTAAATAGTGAAGACTTGGGTGTTACTAAAGATATAGTAATGCAATTAAAAAGAGATGTACACGAAGCATTACATCAATGTAGTAGTGATGACGAGCGGCCATATACTCCTCAAAGCGAATCTAGCATGTCTAGATCGGCAATGAATATTGATGAAGACGATGATGATAACGAagacaataaaattgaaaccGATGATGATATGGCTGGATCTCCTATGTCAACTGGACCATCACCAATCCAAATGCAACTCGATAATCGACAAGTAGAAATTAATATCGATTTTAATAAAGCCATTCAGGAACATAGGATTACTAGAGGAGAAGATTTGACAACTACTGAAGCAAATGGTAACCATGTTACAGAAATTAAAACAACtgaacatgataatattaatcaaaaccaAAGCACTTCATCCGATACGGTTCAGAGTTGGGGTAAACCACTAGGTCTACCGCCAGTACAAAGCATTAATAATAACGGTTTTGATCCAATACGTGAATGGGGAAAACCATTTGGTCTTCCTTCTCCAACACAGCCGGTCCTTGAACTCGGAGAAACTCAAAATATGAGTAGTAAGATTACACccaaaaagttgaaaaaaattatggacAACAAACCAATAATTAATGTCATGG atAAAGACTCGCAAAATCGAATTCGACGATCGGAGTCGCCGAGCAAACTTAGGAGTCGATCATCAAGTCGGATGTCGAGAATTAATCCTGTTTATCTGGATCTTATTTATGTGCCACATCAtggaaattcaaaatatgtatctgCTGACTTCTTTAAGCGCGTACGAGCTAGAAATTACGTTTTTAGCGGTACTGACCCTAGTAAAGAAGTCTTAAATGCCTTAATCGAAGGTAAACAGGCTTGGGAGGATCAAGATTTAG aaGTCACCATAATACCAACTTATGATACTGATACGCTGGGTCAATGGGTGGCAGAAAATGAAGAGCTGCTGACCAAGTTGAAGATTGATTTAAGTCCCAGCGCTAGTCGATGCACGATAAAATTACAAGATCATAATACCAGCTGCTCCGCATATAGactagaattttaa